In one Bacteroidales bacterium genomic region, the following are encoded:
- a CDS encoding MBG domain-containing protein, translated as MNPKLSALCIFICAFLTQSPAQSWRQQQIITGTKNLGKSFDYDGKKLIATDYNQACIFQWQDTGWVKKYTLSMPVEDTTLSAAIFWDCAILGAPDQNLAHVFQYNGSGWDDVKILEPDNLAESDQFGYAVKMDYNFIFVSSIYDDEGAGDCGSVYVYQRNGSDWNPLQKLVPSGAHKTSRFGLCMALSGTSLIIGSDSATYFFRWDGIQWIEQTIATVPGLSVAISGDKALVGSLYDSGEGVNDDCIYSFWLNNYQSAWIMANNGRISQIGNQVAVSPEFRLVGNGTQVHKIYTASGDWYYTDIIDLDYSGDIMISYHMILISDPSYCKEPIPGEKVQTGALYCYFLKFNPYIDFHSIPTMIYGDPPFNYQVSPVCTVTSSDESIAKIEGSKIKIIGAGTCDIVATYEEDTIYLTEKKSQKLTVNKSPLFIQADNKSREYFSKNPEFTLSFSSFKNGDDINDLEELPVLICSADSSSNAGLYPIELSGGTDKNYNFEFTNGTLEVTKAPLQIKADDISKTYGSENPEFTWSITGFKNNEDTSVLDQLPIIACNETVLSRVGTYSLRPELGSDNNYNFEYITGVLTINKALVSVRVRDTSRNYGEENPDFEMEFNGFVNNEDKSVIDLLPRAYCTANIQSAPGTYPIIILKGVDPDYEFNYTNGVLTVNPLVGNANYTENEINVWPNPTSGKLFIRNAGIKEVTIYSSSGIPVKKKNIHSDFIDISDLPAGIYYILIGKHSFKILRQ; from the coding sequence ATGAACCCTAAACTTTCTGCTCTCTGTATATTTATTTGCGCTTTTTTAACCCAATCACCGGCTCAAAGCTGGCGCCAGCAACAGATTATAACAGGTACCAAAAACCTGGGAAAATCATTTGACTATGACGGCAAAAAATTAATAGCGACAGATTACAATCAGGCTTGTATCTTTCAATGGCAGGATACAGGCTGGGTTAAGAAATACACTCTGTCTATGCCGGTTGAAGATACTACGTTATCTGCTGCCATTTTCTGGGATTGTGCCATACTTGGCGCTCCCGATCAGAATTTGGCCCATGTGTTCCAATATAACGGATCTGGTTGGGATGACGTCAAAATTCTTGAGCCGGATAACCTTGCGGAATCAGATCAGTTTGGTTACGCAGTCAAAATGGATTACAATTTTATTTTTGTTAGTTCCATTTATGATGATGAAGGTGCCGGGGATTGCGGTTCAGTTTATGTTTATCAGAGAAACGGTTCGGATTGGAATCCGTTGCAGAAACTGGTACCTTCCGGCGCACATAAAACAAGTCGTTTTGGATTATGCATGGCTCTCAGTGGAACTAGTCTGATTATCGGATCGGATAGTGCAACGTATTTCTTTCGTTGGGACGGAATTCAATGGATTGAACAAACCATAGCAACTGTCCCTGGCCTTTCAGTAGCGATTTCAGGAGATAAAGCCTTGGTCGGATCACTATATGATTCGGGTGAGGGTGTAAACGATGATTGTATATATTCATTTTGGTTGAATAACTACCAATCAGCATGGATCATGGCAAACAATGGACGGATTAGCCAAATAGGTAATCAGGTAGCTGTAAGTCCGGAATTTCGTTTGGTAGGAAATGGAACTCAGGTTCATAAGATATACACTGCCAGTGGCGATTGGTACTATACTGATATCATAGATCTGGATTATAGCGGTGATATCATGATTTCATACCATATGATCCTGATCAGTGACCCTTCGTATTGTAAAGAACCGATTCCCGGGGAAAAGGTCCAGACGGGAGCGCTCTATTGTTACTTCCTGAAATTTAATCCATATATAGACTTTCACTCAATTCCTACTATGATATATGGAGATCCTCCCTTTAATTATCAGGTCAGTCCTGTATGCACCGTTACTTCAAGTGATGAGAGTATTGCGAAAATAGAAGGCAGTAAAATAAAAATCATTGGTGCAGGTACCTGTGACATTGTGGCTACCTATGAAGAAGATACAATTTACCTGACAGAAAAAAAATCACAAAAGCTCACCGTTAATAAATCTCCCCTGTTTATCCAGGCTGATAATAAAAGCAGAGAGTACTTCAGCAAGAACCCTGAATTTACTTTGTCATTTTCTTCTTTCAAAAATGGTGATGATATAAATGATCTTGAGGAACTGCCTGTTTTAATATGTTCTGCTGATTCTTCGAGCAATGCCGGTTTATATCCGATTGAACTGTCAGGTGGTACTGATAAAAATTATAATTTCGAATTCACAAATGGTACTCTTGAAGTTACCAAAGCGCCGTTGCAAATTAAGGCAGATGATATCTCTAAAACTTACGGCAGTGAAAATCCGGAATTCACATGGTCAATCACGGGATTTAAAAACAATGAAGATACTTCCGTGCTGGATCAATTACCTATAATCGCCTGTAATGAAACCGTATTATCCCGCGTCGGCACTTACTCTCTGAGGCCTGAACTGGGCTCCGATAATAATTATAATTTTGAATATATCACCGGGGTGCTGACAATAAATAAAGCACTGGTTTCGGTCCGGGTAAGGGATACAAGCAGAAATTACGGAGAAGAAAATCCTGATTTTGAAATGGAATTTAATGGTTTTGTCAATAATGAAGATAAATCAGTTATTGATCTTTTACCCAGGGCATATTGCACGGCTAATATTCAGTCAGCACCCGGTACTTATCCTATTATTATATTAAAAGGAGTCGATCCTGACTACGAATTCAATTATACCAATGGGGTGCTAACAGTCAATCCCCTTGTCGGAAATGCAAATTATACTGAAAACGAAATCAATGTCTGGCCAAATCCCACATCGGGGAAATTATTTATCAGGAATGCCGGAATTAAGGAAGTTACTATTTATTCATCGTCAGGAATACCTGTAAAGAAGAAGAACATTCATTCAGATTTTATCGACATAAGTGATCTCCCAGCGGGTATATACTATATCCTCATTGGAAAACATTCATTTAAAATTCTGAGACAATAG
- a CDS encoding glycoside hydrolase family 43 protein, with protein MFRKKVWLSTVAVMAFLGGSEFAKPQTNAGNPTVVKENLEEKFSKVSPKLSSDNANPLLDFMFTADPTAVEYNGRIYVYATNDHQQYEHVGKDGRNSYEKIRSLVMMSSDDMVNWTYHGLINTSELAPWSQNSWAPSITSRQEADGKTHFYLYYSNSGIGSAVLTSTSPVGPWSDPLGKNIVDRSVPGVDVEAPFDPGVVIDDQGTGWLAFGGGKPKTKYMPDNSRMVKLGSDMISLASEIARIPAPYFFEASDLNFINGTWVYTYNTSWEQRTEWPYTNTEKSTQCSMCYMTSKTPLDSASWKYRDNYFKNTGDVNVGPYTNNHTHFFKYKEKYYLAYHAMYLQDYFGTKGGFRNVCIEEMQVDEGKDVNIPMVKATFKGPSQLNPLNPFVLQQAETTAGTSGQVRFEAVGNAGNMAAKGKADKECLMVRGADFSNHIPGKFEARVKGKGRIDVYVNNMKGTPIVSLKCDEKEWTTLSKKIALKIDKGIGNIYFVFNGEDFLFDEWKFIY; from the coding sequence ATGTTTAGAAAAAAAGTATGGTTAAGTACAGTCGCTGTTATGGCTTTTCTGGGTGGTTCAGAATTCGCAAAACCTCAGACGAATGCAGGTAATCCGACAGTAGTTAAAGAAAACCTGGAAGAAAAATTCTCAAAAGTTTCGCCGAAACTTAGCTCTGATAATGCGAATCCATTATTAGATTTTATGTTTACTGCCGACCCGACAGCTGTAGAATACAATGGTAGAATTTATGTGTATGCCACGAATGATCATCAGCAGTATGAGCATGTTGGAAAGGATGGGAGAAATTCATACGAAAAGATCCGTTCACTGGTTATGATGTCTTCCGATGATATGGTCAACTGGACCTATCATGGTCTCATAAATACTTCCGAGCTGGCACCATGGAGTCAAAATTCCTGGGCACCTTCCATAACATCCAGACAGGAAGCAGATGGTAAGACACACTTTTATTTGTATTATTCCAATAGCGGCATCGGTTCAGCCGTACTTACTTCCACCTCTCCTGTTGGCCCGTGGAGTGACCCATTGGGAAAGAACATAGTCGACCGTTCGGTCCCCGGAGTGGATGTGGAAGCTCCCTTCGATCCCGGAGTTGTGATTGACGACCAAGGTACAGGTTGGCTTGCTTTTGGAGGCGGAAAGCCTAAAACGAAATATATGCCGGATAATTCCAGAATGGTCAAATTAGGATCAGATATGATCAGTTTGGCAAGCGAGATTGCCAGGATACCCGCTCCCTATTTTTTTGAGGCAAGCGACCTTAACTTTATCAATGGTACATGGGTTTATACCTATAATACGAGTTGGGAACAACGCACTGAATGGCCTTATACGAATACAGAAAAATCAACCCAATGCAGTATGTGTTATATGACGAGTAAAACACCGTTAGACTCGGCCAGTTGGAAGTATCGCGATAATTACTTTAAGAATACCGGCGATGTTAACGTAGGGCCTTATACAAACAACCACACTCACTTTTTCAAATACAAAGAGAAATATTATCTGGCTTACCATGCCATGTATTTACAGGATTATTTTGGCACGAAAGGTGGCTTTCGTAATGTGTGTATCGAAGAAATGCAGGTAGATGAAGGGAAAGATGTAAATATCCCCATGGTCAAAGCAACTTTTAAAGGTCCTTCACAACTTAACCCTTTAAATCCATTCGTTCTTCAGCAAGCAGAAACTACCGCTGGCACTTCGGGGCAAGTCCGGTTCGAAGCTGTCGGTAATGCGGGCAACATGGCAGCCAAAGGAAAAGCAGACAAAGAATGTCTCATGGTGCGAGGAGCCGATTTTAGCAACCATATTCCTGGCAAATTCGAAGCCAGGGTGAAAGGGAAAGGTAGAATTGATGTGTATGTAAATAATATGAAAGGTACTCCTATTGTTTCCCTTAAATGTGATGAGAAGGAATGGACTACACTCTCGAAGAAAATAGCACTGAAAATAGATAAAGGAATAGGTAATATCTATTTTGTATTTAATGGCGAGGATTTTTTGTTTGATGAATGGAAATTCATTTATTAA
- a CDS encoding glycoside hydrolase family 97 catalytic domain-containing protein, with product MRLFIVSALILNSFNLAISQMVSVVSPNNKINVSLFCEQNKTVGNWYLCVNYTENGKVSEVIPSINLGLSRSDQDFYTNLSFLKAGKPTVVNDNYTALHGKKSVCRNSANEVVVYFENPAKAKLNLIIRAYNDGIAFRYEFPEIEGTFVVKDEFTAYLIPDSTKRWLERFNPANEGLYITMKDGNEQRDWGYPALFNTPDKSCWYLIHESDVNRTYCGTKLSNWGQKTVYKLTFPDKWNGREKGEVQPTINLPWKSPWRVIIVGSLADIVESTLVDDVSPASVVAQTDWIKPGKVSWNYWSNNHGTKDFKVVCEFADLAASMSWPYTLLDWEWDAMGNGGNLEDALKYITSKGIKPLMWYNSGGDFNWVSATPKDRMLTHENRIEEFTKLQKLGVVGVKIDFFESEKQDMINYYIDILEDAARFHMMVYFHGCLVPRGWSRTYPNLMTYEGVRGAEWYNNGPEFTIPAPEHNTILPFTRNVVGAMDYTPVTFTNSQYPHVTSYGHELALSVLFESGFQHMADRPEGYYELPDAAKNFLRDVPNAWDNIKLLDGFPGRDVIIARQKGSSWYIGGISSENIEKTKTLKFNFLPQNVNYKLTLISDGNYDQAFKTQYLVVNQSSSVEVKMLRRGGFAASLTPLP from the coding sequence ATGAGACTATTTATAGTTTCAGCGTTAATACTGAACAGTTTCAATCTTGCAATTAGCCAGATGGTTTCGGTTGTGTCGCCGAACAATAAAATTAATGTTTCGCTTTTCTGCGAACAAAATAAAACCGTTGGGAATTGGTATTTATGTGTGAACTATACCGAAAATGGTAAAGTTTCGGAAGTAATTCCTTCCATCAACCTTGGACTTTCACGCAGCGACCAGGATTTTTATACTAATCTTTCATTTTTGAAAGCCGGTAAACCAACTGTAGTTAATGATAATTATACTGCGCTGCACGGAAAAAAATCTGTTTGCAGAAATTCGGCAAACGAAGTGGTGGTATATTTTGAAAATCCTGCCAAGGCCAAATTAAACCTCATTATCCGTGCTTATAATGATGGTATTGCATTTAGGTATGAGTTTCCTGAAATAGAAGGAACATTTGTGGTGAAAGATGAATTTACAGCTTATTTAATACCCGATAGTACCAAACGGTGGTTGGAAAGGTTCAATCCGGCCAATGAAGGGCTTTATATTACCATGAAAGACGGAAATGAACAAAGGGACTGGGGCTATCCGGCATTGTTCAATACCCCTGATAAATCATGCTGGTACCTGATCCACGAATCCGATGTAAACCGCACTTATTGTGGCACAAAACTCTCTAACTGGGGTCAAAAAACAGTCTACAAGCTCACATTCCCCGACAAATGGAACGGCCGCGAAAAAGGAGAAGTCCAGCCAACAATTAATCTGCCCTGGAAATCGCCCTGGCGTGTTATTATCGTTGGCAGTTTGGCTGACATAGTGGAATCAACGCTGGTCGATGATGTGAGTCCTGCTTCTGTGGTTGCCCAAACTGACTGGATAAAACCCGGCAAAGTGTCCTGGAATTACTGGTCGAATAACCATGGAACAAAAGATTTCAAGGTGGTATGTGAGTTTGCTGATCTGGCAGCCTCCATGTCGTGGCCTTACACTCTGCTGGACTGGGAGTGGGATGCTATGGGCAATGGCGGAAACCTTGAAGATGCTCTTAAATACATTACTTCCAAAGGTATAAAACCATTAATGTGGTACAATTCAGGAGGCGACTTCAATTGGGTTTCGGCAACTCCTAAAGACCGTATGCTTACGCATGAAAACAGGATAGAAGAATTTACCAAATTGCAAAAATTGGGAGTTGTGGGTGTTAAAATTGATTTCTTCGAAAGTGAAAAGCAGGACATGATTAATTACTATATTGATATTCTCGAAGACGCTGCCCGCTTCCATATGATGGTTTATTTTCATGGCTGTCTGGTTCCCCGCGGATGGTCAAGAACCTATCCTAACCTGATGACATACGAGGGTGTACGCGGAGCCGAATGGTACAATAATGGTCCTGAATTTACGATTCCCGCTCCTGAACACAATACAATTCTTCCGTTTACACGTAATGTAGTTGGTGCAATGGATTATACGCCGGTAACTTTCACCAATTCCCAATACCCACATGTTACTTCATACGGACATGAGCTTGCACTCAGTGTGTTGTTCGAATCAGGCTTTCAACACATGGCCGATCGTCCCGAAGGCTATTATGAACTACCGGATGCAGCAAAAAATTTCCTGAGAGATGTTCCAAATGCATGGGATAATATCAAATTGCTGGATGGATTTCCCGGCCGGGACGTAATTATTGCCAGACAAAAAGGCAGCTCATGGTATATTGGTGGAATCAGCAGTGAAAACATTGAAAAAACGAAAACCTTAAAATTCAATTTTCTGCCACAGAATGTCAATTATAAACTCACCCTTATTTCAGACGGCAATTACGACCAAGCTTTTAAAACGCAATATCTTGTTGTAAACCAATCCAGCTCTGTAGAAGTAAAAATGCTCCGAAGGGGAGGTTTTGCAGCATCTTTGACTCCGCTGCCATGA
- a CDS encoding glycoside hydrolase family 43 protein has protein sequence MKKFIIFFIGAFCLHAFCFGQNKIKIQAEEMIVSGAEWYDTSGKPINAHGGGLLYHNGVYYWYGEYKGDSTYWNPKVQSWECYRTEAGGVSCYSSRNLTDWKFEGIVLPPEQKDTASELHFSNVLERPKVIYNEETKKFVMWLHVDSHDYAKAAAGVAISDSPVGLFKYLGSMRPNGQMSRDMKVFKDDNGKAYQVCSSENNATLYINELTDDYLKPSGRFTRNFINEYREAPAVFKYNGKYYIVTSACTGWDPNQAKYAVADSMLGHWEMRDNPCTGKDADKTFYGQSTHVLPIEGKKNAYIAMFDRWNKKDLINSRYIWLPIIFEGDSIEIQWKDRWEINKFFK, from the coding sequence ATGAAAAAATTCATTATTTTTTTTATCGGAGCATTTTGTCTGCATGCATTTTGTTTTGGCCAGAATAAAATAAAAATACAGGCAGAAGAAATGATTGTGTCTGGTGCGGAATGGTACGATACTTCAGGTAAACCAATTAATGCTCATGGTGGTGGATTGCTTTATCACAACGGAGTTTATTACTGGTATGGAGAATACAAAGGAGACTCCACCTATTGGAATCCCAAAGTACAGAGTTGGGAATGTTATAGAACAGAAGCCGGTGGTGTTTCTTGTTACTCTTCGCGCAATTTAACCGACTGGAAGTTTGAAGGCATTGTTTTGCCCCCGGAACAAAAAGATACTGCTTCAGAACTGCATTTCTCCAATGTATTGGAACGTCCGAAAGTAATCTATAACGAAGAGACGAAAAAATTTGTGATGTGGTTGCATGTGGACAGTCACGATTATGCCAAAGCGGCTGCCGGGGTAGCAATAAGTGATTCTCCGGTTGGTTTGTTTAAGTATCTCGGTTCTATGCGTCCGAATGGACAGATGAGCCGGGATATGAAGGTTTTCAAAGACGACAACGGCAAAGCTTATCAGGTTTGTTCATCAGAGAATAATGCCACTTTGTATATCAACGAACTGACAGACGATTACCTGAAGCCTTCAGGACGTTTTACACGAAATTTTATCAATGAATACAGGGAAGCGCCTGCTGTATTCAAATACAATGGTAAATATTATATTGTCACTTCGGCATGTACCGGTTGGGATCCTAATCAGGCAAAATACGCTGTAGCCGATTCCATGCTTGGACATTGGGAGATGCGTGATAATCCATGCACTGGTAAAGATGCCGATAAAACTTTTTATGGACAAAGTACGCATGTACTGCCCATTGAGGGAAAGAAAAATGCCTATATCGCCATGTTCGACCGCTGGAATAAAAAAGATCTTATTAATTCACGCTATATCTGGCTTCCGATAATTTTTGAAGGAGATTCTATCGAAATTCAGTGGAAAGATCGTTGGGAGATCAACAAATTTTTTAAGTGA